A genomic stretch from Hyalangium ruber includes:
- a CDS encoding HAMP domain-containing sensor histidine kinase has translation MSLSLRSHAIAVTLVLGTLTLGTVAALVFTTTRMEHNTARLWHALESVRATEELQKGLMSHEREQRLYEATNKPVHAEEAQAIATRLRQELAQARQLADTGADSALLDELNTELEHYLANPTPRPGSPEANTGRMLARELQISSRLVEQNLADARATLEANQRWDRLANVVGLAVSLALVAGLALTFLLVRSQVYWPLRAVREALLHFRPGAPLRLEPRAGVRELQDIAHTFNETASRLEKQREVQLGFLAGVAHDLRNPLQALRMASSSVNPDRPLPPEDKLRARFALVNRQVDRLTRMVDDLLDTTRIEAGQLSLNVGEHDLIELVQEAVELHRPSTQLHELVTCFPEDGLTVRCDSTRISQVLNNLLSNAIKYSPAGGQVHIEVGEEEDGVWVAVSDPGVGIPTSEQESIFEPFRRSAASRTHIPGVGLGLSVARRILNAHGGTIEVRSTPGRGSTFCFRLPWTVADERTRRPSGYAAPTEQLSPEAAS, from the coding sequence ATGAGCCTGAGCCTGCGAAGCCATGCCATCGCCGTCACCCTGGTGTTGGGCACCCTCACCCTGGGCACGGTCGCGGCGCTGGTGTTCACCACCACGCGCATGGAGCACAACACCGCCCGCCTGTGGCACGCGCTGGAGAGCGTACGAGCCACCGAGGAGTTGCAGAAGGGGCTGATGAGCCATGAGCGGGAGCAGCGGCTCTACGAAGCGACGAACAAGCCCGTGCATGCCGAGGAGGCCCAGGCCATCGCGACTCGGTTGCGCCAGGAGCTCGCGCAGGCCCGCCAACTGGCGGACACCGGAGCCGACTCCGCCCTGCTCGACGAGCTGAACACGGAGCTCGAACACTATCTGGCCAATCCCACCCCCCGCCCGGGGAGCCCCGAGGCGAACACCGGCCGGATGCTCGCCCGCGAGCTACAGATCTCCAGTCGCCTCGTGGAGCAGAACCTCGCGGACGCGCGGGCTACCCTCGAGGCCAACCAGCGCTGGGACCGGTTGGCCAACGTCGTGGGGCTGGCGGTGTCGCTGGCGCTGGTTGCAGGCCTGGCGCTCACCTTCTTGCTCGTTCGCAGCCAGGTCTACTGGCCGCTGCGCGCTGTGCGCGAGGCGCTCTTGCACTTCCGCCCCGGAGCGCCGCTTCGCCTCGAGCCGAGGGCGGGGGTGCGGGAGCTTCAGGACATCGCCCACACCTTCAACGAGACGGCCTCGCGGCTCGAGAAGCAACGCGAGGTGCAGCTCGGCTTCCTCGCGGGCGTGGCGCATGACCTGCGCAACCCCCTGCAGGCGCTGCGCATGGCCTCCTCCAGCGTGAACCCCGATCGTCCCCTGCCTCCGGAGGACAAGCTGCGCGCGCGCTTCGCCCTGGTGAACCGACAGGTCGACCGGCTCACGCGCATGGTGGACGACCTGCTGGACACCACCCGCATCGAAGCCGGGCAGCTGTCGCTCAACGTCGGGGAGCACGACCTCATCGAGCTGGTCCAGGAGGCCGTGGAGCTGCACCGCCCAAGCACCCAGTTGCACGAGCTGGTGACCTGCTTCCCGGAGGACGGGTTGACGGTGCGCTGTGACAGCACCCGCATCTCCCAGGTGCTCAACAACCTCTTGAGCAACGCCATCAAGTACTCACCCGCCGGAGGGCAGGTCCACATCGAGGTGGGCGAGGAGGAGGACGGGGTCTGGGTGGCGGTGAGTGACCCCGGGGTGGGAATCCCCACCTCGGAGCAGGAGAGCATCTTCGAGCCCTTCCGCCGCAGCGCCGCCAGCCGTACCCACATTCCTGGAGTGGGACTGGGCCTCTCCGTGGCCCGCCGCATCCTCAACGCCCATGGCGGCACCATCGAAGTGCGGAGCACGCCGGGCAGAGGCTCCACCTTCTGCTTCCGGCTGCCGTGGACCGTCGCGGATGAGAGAACGCGACGGCCCTCCGGCTATGCCGCTCCGACCGAGCAGTTGTCTCCCGAGGCCGCGTCGTAG
- a CDS encoding acyl carrier protein, which translates to MEIQRALWQFITTTFYPGDNFVLNECTSLLDSGLIDSTGVLELISFIEREFGITVEDTEIVPENLDSLGRLAAFVARKQAALGPREHARA; encoded by the coding sequence ATGGAGATTCAGCGCGCGCTGTGGCAGTTCATCACCACCACCTTCTACCCGGGCGACAACTTCGTGCTCAACGAGTGTACGTCCCTGCTCGACTCGGGGTTGATCGACTCGACGGGGGTGCTCGAGCTCATCTCCTTCATCGAGCGCGAGTTCGGCATCACCGTGGAGGACACGGAGATCGTCCCGGAGAACCTGGACTCCCTCGGCCGCCTCGCGGCGTTCGTGGCGCGCAAGCAGGCCGCCCTCGGCCCGAGGGAGCACGCGCGGGCCTAG
- a CDS encoding class I adenylate-forming enzyme family protein yields the protein MTDATPLLHDFLLHSARRLPDKVALVCGEQRLTYAELEQRSNALANALVRRGVARGDRVIVFAENTAEAAISFWAVLKANAVVVMVNPQTRADKLAYYLNDCRAVALISEERLASEFLPAMARSRHLRAAVIAGALPPPLVDGGVPLTGWQEALAAEVSSAPPARRCLDVDLAAIIYTSGSTGDPKGVMLTHRNMLTAATSISTYLRMVEDDVVLNVLPLAFDYGLYQLILTVRMGARLVLERSFAYPAKVLAKLVEEGVTGFPGVPTVFSILAEMKGLWSQDFSQLRFVTNTAAALPLKHIHMLRELFPSSRIYSMYGLTECKRCTYLPPEDLERKPTSVGIPIPNTEAWVVDEDGQRLGPGQVGQLVVRGATVMRGYWEKPEATAERLKPGPLPGEFVLYTGDLCRMDEEGYVYFVARMDDIIKSRGEKVAPKEVEATLTNIPGVKESAVIGVPDPTLGQAIKAFVVLEQGISLTEKELQRECLRSLEPFAVPRTIQFVSSLPKTSTGKIKKTDLS from the coding sequence ATGACCGATGCCACTCCGCTCCTGCATGACTTCCTCCTCCACTCCGCTCGCCGCCTGCCGGACAAGGTGGCGCTCGTGTGCGGCGAACAACGCCTCACCTATGCGGAGCTGGAGCAGCGCTCCAACGCCCTGGCGAACGCGCTCGTCCGTCGCGGCGTGGCGCGGGGAGACCGCGTCATCGTCTTCGCGGAGAACACCGCCGAGGCGGCGATCTCCTTCTGGGCCGTGCTGAAGGCCAACGCGGTGGTGGTGATGGTGAACCCGCAGACGCGGGCCGACAAGCTGGCCTACTACCTCAACGACTGCCGCGCGGTGGCGCTCATCTCCGAGGAGCGCCTGGCCTCCGAGTTCCTCCCCGCGATGGCGCGCTCCCGCCACCTGCGCGCCGCCGTCATCGCCGGTGCCTTGCCGCCGCCTCTGGTGGACGGCGGCGTGCCGCTCACGGGTTGGCAGGAGGCGCTCGCCGCGGAGGTGTCCTCGGCGCCCCCCGCCCGCCGCTGCCTGGACGTGGACCTGGCCGCCATCATCTACACCTCGGGGAGCACGGGAGACCCCAAGGGGGTGATGCTCACCCACCGCAACATGCTCACCGCCGCCACCTCCATCTCCACCTACCTGCGGATGGTGGAGGACGACGTGGTGTTGAACGTGCTGCCGCTCGCGTTCGACTACGGCCTCTATCAGCTCATCCTCACGGTGCGCATGGGGGCACGCCTGGTGCTCGAGCGCTCCTTCGCGTACCCCGCAAAGGTGCTCGCGAAGCTGGTGGAGGAGGGTGTGACGGGCTTCCCCGGGGTGCCCACTGTCTTCTCCATCCTGGCGGAGATGAAGGGCCTGTGGAGCCAGGACTTCTCCCAGCTGCGCTTCGTGACGAACACCGCCGCGGCGCTGCCGCTCAAGCACATCCACATGCTGCGCGAGCTCTTCCCCTCGAGCCGCATCTATTCCATGTACGGCCTCACCGAGTGCAAGCGCTGCACGTACCTGCCTCCCGAGGACCTGGAGCGCAAGCCCACCAGCGTGGGGATTCCCATCCCCAACACCGAGGCGTGGGTGGTGGATGAGGACGGCCAGCGGTTGGGCCCGGGGCAGGTGGGCCAGCTCGTCGTGCGCGGGGCCACGGTGATGCGCGGCTACTGGGAGAAGCCCGAGGCCACCGCCGAGCGGCTCAAGCCGGGGCCGCTGCCCGGCGAGTTCGTCCTCTACACCGGCGACCTGTGCCGCATGGACGAGGAGGGCTACGTGTACTTCGTGGCCCGCATGGACGACATCATCAAATCGCGCGGCGAGAAGGTGGCCCCCAAGGAGGTAGAGGCCACGCTGACGAACATCCCGGGCGTGAAGGAGTCGGCGGTCATCGGCGTGCCGGACCCGACGCTCGGCCAGGCCATCAAGGCGTTCGTGGTGCTCGAGCAGGGAATCTCGCTCACCGAGAAGGAGCTCCAGCGCGAGTGCTTGCGCTCCCTGGAGCCCTTCGCGGTGCCCCGCACCATCCAGTTCGTCTCCAGCCTGCCGAAGACGAGCACGGGGAAGATCAAGAAGACGGACTTGAGCTGA
- the asnB gene encoding asparagine synthase (glutamine-hydrolyzing), with the protein MCGIAGVHSLEEGLSPPTLEQLGRMAAALRHRGPDASGLFRDARAGLAHTRLAIVDPAGGQQPLGNAAGTVWLVFNGEIFNHVELRQELEAQGHTFRTRCDTEVVLQAYERWGPAAFERFDGQWAVALWDTRERMLVLSRDPLGIRPLYLRVHGGRLYLASEVKALFAAEPSLPRELDPVGLDETFTFWTAVAPQTVFRGVTELEPGHTRVYRAGGRVQEHCYWRPRFPPEVAHFGGSLTEAAEAVGQALRDAVRLQVTRADVPVGSYLSGGLDSSLVAALGRQMVSGSFFTFSMRFTDAEFDETEYQRLVAQRIGSEHRELLVSRADIAQAFPRVIEHTERPLLRTAPVPLFLLSRLVRDSGLKVVLTGEGADEVFAGYDLFREAKVRRFWARQPGSSLRPRLLERLYPYLTRSPVTERAMAQRFFGRNLAGWRTPGFSHEPRWHTTSALKRLFSPGLRNALQGGDAVERLRNTLPEALGGWDFLAQDQYLEMRTLLSGYLLSAQGDRVLMGHSVEGRFPFLHAGVVALAASLPPSFKLRGLDEKHVLKRAGRELLPPAILERTKQPYRAPDAGCFVEPAAREWVEELLCERALEDSGLFEPRAVGQLWRKCLAQGGQAPLSNSDNMALVGVLSTQLLHFQRVRRAPESAPPAPPDSLTDLLDPSTRLTP; encoded by the coding sequence ATGTGCGGCATCGCGGGGGTACACTCGCTCGAGGAGGGCCTGTCCCCACCTACGCTCGAGCAGCTCGGGAGGATGGCGGCGGCGCTGCGCCACCGGGGGCCGGATGCCTCCGGCCTCTTCCGGGATGCGCGCGCGGGCCTGGCGCACACCCGGCTGGCCATCGTGGATCCGGCGGGCGGGCAGCAGCCGCTGGGCAACGCGGCCGGCACGGTGTGGCTCGTCTTCAACGGGGAGATCTTCAACCACGTGGAGCTGCGCCAGGAGCTCGAGGCGCAGGGGCACACCTTCCGGACGCGCTGTGACACCGAGGTGGTGCTCCAGGCCTACGAGCGCTGGGGACCGGCGGCCTTCGAGCGCTTCGATGGGCAGTGGGCCGTGGCGCTGTGGGACACGCGCGAGCGCATGCTCGTGCTCTCGAGGGATCCGCTGGGCATCCGGCCGCTCTACCTCCGCGTCCATGGCGGGCGGCTGTACCTGGCCAGCGAGGTGAAGGCCCTCTTCGCCGCGGAGCCCTCCCTGCCGCGCGAGCTGGACCCGGTCGGGCTGGACGAGACGTTCACCTTCTGGACGGCGGTGGCTCCGCAGACGGTGTTCCGCGGCGTCACCGAGCTGGAGCCGGGCCACACGCGCGTGTACCGCGCGGGCGGCCGGGTTCAGGAGCACTGCTACTGGCGCCCCCGTTTCCCGCCGGAGGTGGCGCACTTCGGAGGCTCGCTCACCGAGGCGGCGGAGGCGGTGGGGCAGGCGCTGCGCGACGCGGTGCGGTTGCAGGTGACACGGGCGGATGTGCCCGTGGGCAGCTACCTGTCGGGCGGGCTGGACAGCTCCCTGGTGGCGGCGTTGGGGCGACAGATGGTGTCCGGCTCCTTCTTCACCTTCTCGATGCGCTTCACCGACGCGGAGTTCGACGAGACGGAGTACCAGCGACTGGTGGCCCAGCGCATCGGCAGCGAGCACCGGGAGCTGCTGGTCTCCCGCGCGGACATCGCCCAGGCCTTCCCTCGGGTCATCGAGCACACGGAGCGGCCCCTGCTGCGCACCGCACCGGTTCCCCTGTTCCTGCTGTCGCGGCTGGTGCGCGACTCCGGGCTCAAGGTGGTGCTCACCGGCGAGGGGGCGGATGAGGTCTTCGCCGGGTATGACCTCTTCCGCGAGGCGAAGGTGCGCCGCTTCTGGGCGCGGCAGCCCGGCTCCTCGCTGCGACCCAGGCTGCTGGAGCGGCTCTACCCGTACCTGACGCGCTCGCCGGTGACCGAGCGGGCCATGGCCCAGCGCTTCTTCGGGCGAAACCTCGCGGGCTGGCGAACCCCGGGCTTCTCGCACGAGCCCCGCTGGCACACCACCTCGGCCCTCAAGCGCCTCTTCAGCCCGGGGCTGCGCAACGCCTTGCAAGGGGGCGACGCGGTGGAGCGCCTTCGGAACACGCTGCCCGAGGCGCTGGGCGGCTGGGACTTCCTCGCTCAGGACCAGTACCTGGAGATGCGTACCCTGCTGTCCGGCTACCTCTTGTCCGCGCAGGGGGACCGCGTGCTCATGGGCCACTCCGTGGAGGGGCGCTTTCCCTTCTTGCACGCGGGGGTGGTGGCGTTGGCGGCCAGCCTGCCGCCCTCCTTCAAGCTGCGTGGGTTGGATGAGAAGCACGTCCTCAAGCGGGCGGGCCGGGAGTTGCTGCCGCCAGCCATCCTGGAGCGCACGAAACAGCCCTACCGCGCCCCGGACGCCGGGTGCTTCGTGGAGCCGGCCGCGCGGGAGTGGGTCGAGGAGCTGCTCTGCGAGCGCGCACTCGAGGACAGCGGGCTGTTCGAGCCGCGCGCGGTGGGGCAGCTCTGGCGCAAGTGTCTGGCGCAGGGCGGCCAGGCGCCGCTGTCCAACTCCGACAACATGGCGCTGGTGGGCGTGCTCTCCACCCAGCTCCTCCATTTCCAGCGGGTTCGCCGCGCTCCGGAGTCAGCTCCCCCCGCGCCTCCGGACTCCCTGACGGACCTGCTGGACCCTTCCACGAGGTTGACCCCATGA
- the nadE gene encoding NAD(+) synthase encodes MLSAQVLSIDAPVFAEQIAHSIRDQVLGTLRRRGVVVGLSGGVDSAVVAALCVRALGSDKVLGLFMPERDTSEDALRLGQEVANSLGMEALVEDITPALQGVGCYRRQEEAIREVFPEYGEGWRCKLSLPSVLEGNRVNLFQLTVQSPDGQQHARRLPARAYLQLVAATNFKQRVRKMLEYYHADRLHRAVAGTPNRLEYDQGFFVKQGDGAADLKPIAHLYKTQVYALAEYLNIPEEVRRRPPTTDTYSLPQTQEEFFFSLPYAQMDLCLYAHDQGLSEEEVAQALGLAVHQVDAVYRDIEAKRRATHYLHEPPLFVQPLREG; translated from the coding sequence ATGCTGTCTGCCCAGGTGCTGTCCATCGACGCTCCGGTGTTCGCGGAGCAGATCGCCCACTCCATTCGGGATCAGGTGCTTGGCACGCTGCGCCGGCGAGGGGTGGTGGTCGGGCTGTCGGGCGGGGTGGACAGCGCGGTGGTGGCTGCCCTGTGCGTCCGCGCGCTCGGCAGCGACAAGGTGCTCGGGCTGTTCATGCCCGAGCGGGACACCTCGGAGGACGCGCTGCGCCTGGGCCAGGAGGTGGCGAACTCCCTGGGGATGGAGGCGCTGGTGGAGGACATCACCCCGGCCCTCCAGGGGGTGGGTTGTTACCGGCGCCAGGAGGAGGCCATCCGCGAGGTCTTCCCCGAGTACGGCGAGGGGTGGCGCTGCAAGCTGTCGCTGCCGTCGGTGCTCGAGGGCAATCGCGTCAACCTCTTCCAGCTCACCGTGCAGTCCCCGGACGGCCAGCAGCACGCACGCCGGCTGCCCGCGCGCGCCTACCTCCAGCTCGTGGCGGCCACCAACTTCAAGCAGCGCGTGCGCAAGATGCTGGAGTACTACCACGCGGATCGCCTGCACCGCGCCGTGGCGGGCACGCCCAACCGGCTGGAGTACGACCAGGGCTTCTTCGTCAAACAGGGGGACGGAGCGGCGGACCTCAAGCCCATCGCGCACCTCTACAAGACGCAGGTGTACGCGCTGGCCGAGTACCTGAACATCCCCGAGGAGGTGCGCCGCCGCCCTCCCACCACGGACACCTACTCGCTGCCGCAGACCCAGGAGGAGTTCTTCTTCTCCCTGCCGTACGCGCAGATGGACCTGTGCCTCTACGCCCATGATCAGGGGCTGTCCGAGGAAGAGGTGGCCCAGGCGCTCGGCCTGGCCGTGCATCAGGTGGACGCGGTGTACCGCGACATCGAGGCCAAGCGGCGCGCCACCCACTACCTGCACGAGCCTCCGCTCTTCGTCCAGCCGCTCCGGGAGGGCTGA
- a CDS encoding cupin domain-containing protein, translating into MTTKKDAPAKPTLFRAADQAKVKVESQSHPLNPNSQVRGVSLSEQVGLQRLGIHLLRIAPGKESFIFHSHHSEEEFLYVLSGRGIAEIGDEQFEVGPGDFMGFPTPSVGHHLRNPFEEELVYISGGERREVEVADFPRVGKRLVRFGMQASIFDVTSAHSLSFGEE; encoded by the coding sequence ATGACGACGAAGAAGGACGCCCCCGCGAAGCCCACCCTCTTCCGCGCCGCGGACCAAGCGAAGGTGAAGGTGGAGTCGCAGTCCCACCCGCTGAACCCGAACTCCCAGGTCCGGGGAGTCTCGCTGAGCGAGCAGGTGGGGCTGCAGCGCCTGGGCATCCACCTGCTGAGGATTGCCCCGGGCAAGGAATCCTTCATCTTCCACTCCCACCACTCGGAGGAGGAGTTCCTCTACGTCCTCTCGGGGCGGGGCATCGCCGAGATCGGGGATGAGCAGTTCGAGGTGGGCCCCGGGGACTTCATGGGCTTTCCCACGCCCTCGGTGGGGCACCACCTGCGCAACCCCTTCGAGGAGGAGCTCGTCTACATCTCCGGCGGCGAGCGCCGCGAGGTGGAGGTGGCCGACTTCCCGCGCGTGGGCAAGCGGCTGGTGCGCTTCGGAATGCAGGCCTCCATCTTCGATGTGACCTCGGCGCACTCCCTCTCCTTCGGCGAGGAGTAG
- a CDS encoding c-type cytochrome: protein MRKQILAAALVAVLGLTACEQKPTATYTPSAGSLALSRDDKFLYAVDADNGILAVVDTDSHTKVAEVKVGREPERVAVGADDTVYVSNRGSRSVSVIRRGEWTEAARLEVGVEPMGLAVSADGKTLLVVNSSMLDSTEQGSVTAFDTSSNKRLWELPVGFEPRGIALLENDKALVTLHRQGDIVQLDLSNRDDPKVLKASTDLYKRSNATILGMEQDTPGFDRSFTTMSSFHARSVSDIVVTPDGSRAFATTQWSREDPVVTPGPGIPSPTPPGDGLYGGGGPCGSGAIASPGVITFEADTATPVVDDISGGGCGGEPGNDGRDFPPSTIVSPDLSHPIQGPVASAVDPTGAWLYVVNRETNNVAVMPTNRRSGNDIEVGRFPATSVRQLVRVGASPTGIALTRDGRRAYVYNAFDHTVSKLVGDGSNSSFNIREELPRLKLAGDVLSPEAVMGRKLFFSAIDSRMTSPSVGASCNTCHPDARDDGHVWMFPDGPRQTPMLAGRMITRTGPFHWSGEFPSLRDFLDVTVRQRMGGGVVDAQMATQLSAFIDSVQAPDNPHKREELSEPQRRGSQVFLKARCDECHTGEALTNNKQANVGTFVLSGANPDIDAVRQRGLNTPSLLGLSRSAPYLHDGSAMTLKERILQTRFTDQHGKTSLLSDAEIDDLVEFLRVL from the coding sequence ATGAGAAAGCAGATTCTAGCCGCGGCGCTGGTAGCGGTCCTTGGACTCACCGCCTGTGAGCAGAAGCCGACGGCCACGTATACGCCCTCGGCGGGCTCGCTGGCGCTCAGCCGCGATGACAAGTTCCTCTACGCGGTGGACGCCGACAACGGAATCCTCGCTGTGGTGGACACCGACAGCCACACCAAGGTGGCCGAGGTGAAGGTCGGCCGGGAGCCCGAGCGTGTCGCCGTGGGCGCCGACGACACCGTGTACGTCTCCAACCGCGGCAGCCGCAGCGTGTCCGTCATCCGCCGGGGCGAGTGGACGGAGGCCGCCCGCCTCGAGGTCGGCGTGGAGCCCATGGGCCTGGCCGTCTCCGCCGATGGCAAGACGCTCCTCGTGGTGAACAGCTCCATGCTCGACTCCACCGAGCAGGGCTCGGTGACAGCCTTCGATACCTCCTCGAACAAGCGGCTGTGGGAGCTGCCGGTGGGCTTCGAGCCCCGCGGCATCGCCCTGCTGGAGAACGACAAGGCGCTGGTCACCCTCCACCGCCAAGGCGACATCGTCCAGCTGGACCTGTCGAATCGGGACGACCCCAAGGTCCTCAAGGCGAGCACGGACCTGTACAAGCGCTCCAACGCCACCATCCTGGGCATGGAGCAGGACACGCCCGGGTTCGACCGCAGCTTCACCACCATGTCCTCGTTCCACGCCCGCAGCGTGTCGGACATCGTGGTGACGCCGGATGGGAGCCGCGCCTTCGCCACCACGCAGTGGTCGCGCGAAGACCCGGTCGTCACGCCGGGGCCCGGCATCCCCTCGCCGACGCCTCCGGGCGATGGCCTCTATGGTGGCGGCGGCCCCTGCGGCTCGGGCGCCATCGCCTCGCCGGGCGTCATCACCTTCGAGGCGGACACGGCCACCCCGGTGGTGGACGACATCAGCGGCGGCGGCTGCGGCGGCGAACCCGGCAACGACGGCCGGGACTTCCCGCCCAGCACCATCGTCAGCCCGGACCTCTCCCACCCGATCCAGGGCCCCGTGGCGTCCGCGGTGGACCCCACGGGCGCGTGGCTCTACGTGGTGAACCGCGAGACGAACAACGTCGCGGTGATGCCCACCAACCGCCGCTCGGGAAATGACATCGAAGTGGGTCGCTTCCCGGCCACCTCCGTGCGCCAGCTGGTGCGCGTGGGCGCCAGCCCCACCGGCATCGCCCTGACGCGCGATGGGCGCCGGGCGTACGTGTACAACGCGTTCGACCACACGGTGTCGAAGCTGGTGGGTGATGGGAGCAACAGCTCCTTCAACATCCGCGAGGAACTGCCCCGGTTGAAGCTGGCCGGCGACGTGCTGTCGCCGGAGGCGGTGATGGGCCGCAAGCTGTTCTTCTCGGCCATCGACTCGCGCATGACGAGCCCCTCGGTGGGCGCCTCCTGCAACACCTGCCACCCGGACGCGCGGGATGACGGCCACGTGTGGATGTTCCCGGACGGCCCGCGCCAGACGCCGATGCTCGCCGGCCGCATGATTACGCGCACCGGGCCGTTCCACTGGAGCGGCGAGTTCCCCTCGCTGCGCGACTTCCTGGACGTCACCGTGCGCCAGCGCATGGGCGGCGGGGTGGTGGACGCGCAGATGGCCACCCAGCTGTCGGCCTTCATCGACTCGGTGCAGGCGCCCGACAACCCCCACAAGCGCGAGGAGCTGTCCGAGCCCCAGCGCCGCGGCTCCCAGGTGTTCCTCAAGGCCAGGTGCGACGAGTGCCACACGGGCGAGGCCCTCACCAACAACAAGCAGGCCAACGTGGGCACCTTCGTCCTCAGCGGCGCCAACCCGGACATCGACGCCGTGCGCCAGCGGGGCCTCAACACCCCGTCGCTGCTGGGCCTGTCGCGCAGCGCGCCGTACCTGCATGACGGCAGCGCGATGACGCTCAAGGAGCGCATCCTCCAGACGCGCTTCACGGATCAGCACGGCAAGACGAGCCTGCTGTCCGACGCGGAGATCGACGACCTGGTCGAGTTCCTGCGCGTGCTGTAA
- a CDS encoding sensor histidine kinase, with translation MSRASAPIVLSFRRTFALLILLVVLPSAGLSGFGVVAIINERAAVEKRLEAAWHGTLEALAQDLPQVLRQARFVERGGAFELVTLQGQVLSETPFSVREGKVESPDAALAAALTAVVGDVRNLPAERTVFSLPVAGRPVLLATERGGDAVHGARLSVPTVEALLEARAERYLNSPEPVRFTLLPVTREGGEGLVGRLVSEVVQARANALGPPALAELVLAPPLQDFRLVVLPTGEDPVARASTRNRVVYAVLLGLFYLTLTFGVVYTGRALYREAKLSRMKTDFVSLVSHELRTPLTSIRMFIETLALGRLKDPAQMQEVLQLLTRETERLSTLIERVLDWARIESGRKEYQREPQPVDTVVEAAVAAFRAQRLEGGMDLKVDVPGGLPRVEVDRDAVAGALLNLLQNAYKYSGQDKRITLSARADGKWVDLSVEDNGVGIAPKERKRIFERFYRVDNLLTRKTEGSGLGLAISKRIIEAHGGRITLQSEPGKGSRFTIQLPASKA, from the coding sequence GTGTCGCGAGCCTCCGCCCCCATCGTCCTGAGCTTCCGGCGCACCTTCGCGCTGCTCATCCTGCTGGTCGTGCTGCCCTCGGCGGGGCTGTCCGGCTTCGGGGTGGTGGCGATCATCAACGAGCGCGCGGCGGTGGAGAAGCGGCTGGAGGCGGCCTGGCACGGCACGCTGGAGGCGCTGGCGCAGGATCTTCCCCAGGTGCTGCGGCAGGCGCGCTTCGTGGAGCGGGGGGGCGCCTTCGAGCTGGTGACGCTGCAGGGGCAGGTGCTCTCGGAGACGCCCTTCTCGGTGCGCGAGGGGAAGGTGGAGTCGCCGGACGCGGCGCTGGCGGCGGCGCTCACCGCCGTGGTGGGGGACGTGCGCAACCTGCCTGCCGAGCGGACGGTGTTCTCCCTGCCGGTAGCGGGGCGGCCGGTGCTCCTGGCCACCGAGCGCGGGGGGGATGCGGTACACGGTGCCCGGCTGTCGGTGCCGACGGTGGAGGCGCTGCTGGAGGCCCGGGCCGAGCGCTACCTCAACTCTCCCGAGCCGGTGCGCTTCACCCTGCTGCCCGTCACGCGCGAGGGCGGCGAGGGGCTGGTGGGCCGGCTCGTGTCGGAGGTGGTGCAGGCGCGAGCCAATGCGCTGGGGCCTCCGGCGCTCGCCGAGCTGGTGCTCGCCCCGCCCCTGCAGGACTTCCGGCTGGTGGTGCTGCCCACGGGGGAGGACCCGGTGGCGCGCGCCTCCACGCGCAACCGGGTGGTGTACGCGGTGCTGCTGGGGCTGTTCTATCTGACGCTCACCTTCGGCGTGGTGTACACGGGGCGCGCGCTCTACCGGGAGGCGAAGCTGTCGCGCATGAAGACAGACTTCGTCTCGCTGGTGAGCCACGAGCTGCGCACCCCGCTCACCTCCATCCGCATGTTCATCGAGACGCTGGCCCTGGGGCGGCTGAAGGATCCGGCGCAGATGCAGGAGGTGCTCCAGTTGCTCACCCGGGAGACGGAGCGGCTGTCGACGCTCATCGAGCGGGTGCTGGACTGGGCGCGCATCGAGAGCGGGCGCAAGGAGTACCAGCGTGAGCCGCAGCCGGTGGACACGGTGGTGGAGGCGGCGGTGGCGGCCTTCCGCGCCCAGCGGCTGGAGGGCGGCATGGACCTGAAGGTGGACGTGCCAGGAGGCCTGCCCCGGGTGGAGGTGGACCGGGACGCGGTGGCCGGGGCGCTGCTCAACCTGCTGCAGAATGCCTACAAGTACAGCGGGCAGGACAAGCGCATCACCCTGAGCGCCCGAGCTGATGGCAAGTGGGTGGACCTCTCGGTGGAGGACAACGGGGTGGGCATCGCCCCCAAGGAGCGCAAGCGCATCTTCGAGCGCTTCTACCGGGTGGACAACCTGCTGACGCGCAAGACGGAGGGCAGCGGGTTGGGGCTGGCCATCTCCAAGCGCATCATCGAGGCGCACGGCGGACGCATCACCCTGCAGAGCGAGCCCGGCAAGGGCAGCCGCTTCACCATCCAGCTTCCGGCGAGCAAGGCATGA